Genomic DNA from Bacterioplanes sanyensis:
GCCGATTACGAGTTACGTACTCGTGGCCGCGTGATCCGCTTTGATGGCCATTTGAAAGTGCTGCCATCACAGGGCAAAGGCGATGACGACATTTTGCTGCCCGATGTTCAGCAAGGCGACGTGCTGCAATTAAACGCCATTGAGCCGAAGCAACATTTCACCAAGCCATCGCCACGTTTTTCTGAGGCGGCGTTGGTGAAAGAGCTGGAAAAACGCGGCATTGGCCGACCATCCACATACGCGTCCATCATTTCGACCATTCAAGAACGTGGTTACGTCAGTCTTAAAGGCCGACGTTTTTACGCCGAAAAAATGGGCGATATTGTTACCAGCCGTTTGTGTGAAAGCTTCTCCGATCTAATGGATTTCAGCTTCACCGCCAATATGGAAGAAAAGCTGGATGACATCGCCGATGGCGATGTCAACTGGACCCAAGTGCTGGACGAATTTTATGGCGGCTTTCAGTCACAGCTGGAACAAGCCGAAGGCGACGACGGCATGCGCCCCAATACTGCCGTCGATACCGACATCGACTGCCCCGCGTGTGGCCGGCACATGCAGATCCGCACCGGTTCGACTGGCGTATTCCTCGGCTGCTCTGGCTACAACTTGCCGCCGAAAGAGCGCTGCACCCAAACCCTGAATCTGATTCCGGGCGAAGAAGCGATTGAAGCAGAGGAAGATGAAGAAGCCGAAAGCCGTCGCCTGATGGACAAAAAACGCTGCACCCTCTGTGATGCCGCTATGGACAGCTATTTGATTGACGAGCAGCGTAAACTGCATATCTGTGGCAACAACCCAGATTGTGCTGGCTTTGAAGTCGAGCAAGGTCATTACAAGATCAAAGGCTACGATGGCCCAACGTTAGAATGTGACCGCTGTGGCAGTGAAATGCAGCTCAAGTCTGGCCGCTTTGGTAAGTACTTTGGCTGCACCAACAGCGAGTGTAAAAACACCCGCAAGCTGTTGAAAAATGGTGAGCCAGCGCCGCCAAAAATGGACCCAATTGCAATGCCGGAGCTGGCCTGTCAGAAGGTCGACGACACTTACGTGTTGCGCGATGGCGCCGCAGGCTTGTTCCTAGCGGCCAGTCAGTTCCCGAAAAATCGTGAGACCCGTGCGCCTTTGGTAGCGGAATTGTTGTCGCATCAAGCGGAGCTGCCGCAAAAGTACCACTATTTATTGGATGCGCCGCGTGCAGACGATGATGGCAACCCAAGCGTCATTCGCTACAGCCGCAAAACCAAAGAGCAGTATGTGATGAGCGAGGTCGAGGGCAAGGCGACCGGCTGGAGTGCGTATTTTGTCGACGGACAATGGCAAATTCAGCAAAAAGCCAAAGCGAAAACCAGTAAAAGTAAGAAAAAATAGTGACCCAAACGCTCATATAAATCGGAAATAACGCTGATAGCGGCCACCAAACACCATTGCTAGGCTGATTTCTCCACCAAGGAGGAATCACCTATGCAATGGATTAAAACTGCAATTCTCGCTCTATTGGTTTGCTCAGCGGCGGCTTACGCCAATCCAGAGAAGACCGAACAGCTCATTAATATCAACACCGCCAGCGTCGAGCAGCTCAGTGCATTAAAAGGCATTGGTGCGAGCAAAGCCCAAGCGATTGTGGCCTATCGCGAACACCACGGGAAGTTCGCCACCACCGACGACCTAACCAAAGTAAAAGGTATTGGTAACGCGACGTTGCAATCCAATCGAGCGCAGTTAACGGTCGAATAAATAAAAAGAGCCGCTACTGCGGCTCTTTTTTTGCCAGCAACTGCTGCTGCCAGGCCATCACATCCTCAGCATTAAAAGGCCAATCTAGAGATTCGCCTGATGCCTCATCCAGCAACACAGGAATGCGCTGCGCAAACTGCTCTAACCACTCACTGTGTTCCACAATGTCCTGCTCGAACACATCAACCCGAATGTATCCGGCTAACGACACCAGCACTTGCCGGGCATCGTCACATAAGTGGCAGCCTTCGGTGCCCAATAACAGCCAAGCCATGGCGCAGTTCCCACAAAAAACCGCGAGTATACCTAGGAAAGTGCATCACTGGCCAAATCGCGCTGCGCCAACGCCTGATCCAAACCGTCCGAAAAGCTCTGCCAAATCGGCATACGCGACTCTTCTGGCAACAGCGCTGACATCATATCGCGCAGGCTTTGCTGTGGCTCAGCCAACGGGTTTGCCCGCTGCAACGCCTGCTCATAGGCCTCGCTATAAGCTGCCAGCGGCGCTTGTACCGCCTGCAACGGCTCGGGCAGTTCGGGCTTTTGTGCTGGGTAAAACGCTTGCCGTGCAACACTGGCTTGCTGGCGTAAATCCAAGCTCATCGATGCCAGTTGCTGACCGTCAAAGCCCAGCGACATGGCCTGCTCCAGAGCGCCGCCCAGATCACCGGCGAAAAACTGCTCGGATAAGGAATACACATCGGCAAACAAGGTATCCAAGGCGCTGCGCTCTTCGTCACTCAGCTGCCCTTCAACACTCATTTGAAAGCCAAGCTCTGCACTGCTGCGTAACGACAGTCGATTGTCGCCCACACTGGCTTGAGCAGAGCTGGACTGAGCAAAGCTAACACGCACACGATCACCATCACGTGTCACCACCTGCAAACTCATTTGGTTACTGACCGACAGCTGCGCCGAAGAAGAGACCGCCTGTTCGGCGGGTGCAAACAGCTCGGCTGATGGGTCCTCTGCCAATGCATCAAGGCCAGCGTCCACCAACTCGCGTCCTGCGGCAATCTGGCTTTTCAGTTCATCGTCCAGCATGCCCATGCCGTCGAGCATGTCTTGCGCTTGGCGATAGCCCTTTTCGATTCCCTCGCGCGCCGCATCGAGGCGCTGCTGTAAGCGCTCACTATCGCCGCCTTGCGCTTGCAGTTGCTGTAACCCGCGCTGAACGAAGTTGAGGATATTGGCAGCTGTCTTTTCGGCGCTTTGCGGTTCAGAGCGTACGATGCCAGCCACTTTGCCAACAGCGCTATTATCTGCAGCAGGCGCTTCGGTGCGAGCAGCCGGGGAAGACGAATTGAGTGACGAACGAGCGTATGCGGACGGGGGAATTTGAATGGCCATAAGCACCTCCTGATGCAGCTTCTTCAGTATATCGGCGAATCAGGAGGTGACTTGAAAGAAATCCAGGGCAAAAAGTCAGTATGACTACAAAACGCTCACTCAGTAGCTGATGGCGCCTTGTTTGAAGTCATCACTCAGGTCCGTTGGCCAGCACGCCTGGTGCTCATCGATGGCCTTCAATACCTCATCGCTGCTGCTGTGTTTGAGCTCCGTGTGGC
This window encodes:
- the topA gene encoding type I DNA topoisomerase produces the protein MGKSLVIVESPAKAKTINKYLGKDFVVKSSVGHVRDLPTSGSGSKSDPKERAKQAALTRKMSPEEKAAHKKRKAKEQLVARMGVDPEHNWQANYQVLPGKEKVVDELQRLAKDADHIYLATDLDREGEAIAWHLRELIGGKEEQYRRVVFNEITKNAIQSAFEQPSDLNMNRVNAQQARRFLDRVVGFMVSPLLWSKVARGLSAGRVQSVAVRLIVEREREIRAFVPEEYWEAFAELATSQGEQLRAQVTRHQGEEFRPNNAEQAHAAVATLQGASYQVAKREDKPTSSRPAAPFITSTLQQAASTRLSFSVKKTMTLAQRLYEAGYITYMRTDSTNLSQDAIDSVRSYIEDQLGSDYLPEEPRRYSSKEGAQEAHEAIRPSDVAIRAADLSSMEPDAQRLYDLIWRRFVACQTTDARFTSTSIVFAAADYELRTRGRVIRFDGHLKVLPSQGKGDDDILLPDVQQGDVLQLNAIEPKQHFTKPSPRFSEAALVKELEKRGIGRPSTYASIISTIQERGYVSLKGRRFYAEKMGDIVTSRLCESFSDLMDFSFTANMEEKLDDIADGDVNWTQVLDEFYGGFQSQLEQAEGDDGMRPNTAVDTDIDCPACGRHMQIRTGSTGVFLGCSGYNLPPKERCTQTLNLIPGEEAIEAEEDEEAESRRLMDKKRCTLCDAAMDSYLIDEQRKLHICGNNPDCAGFEVEQGHYKIKGYDGPTLECDRCGSEMQLKSGRFGKYFGCTNSECKNTRKLLKNGEPAPPKMDPIAMPELACQKVDDTYVLRDGAAGLFLAASQFPKNRETRAPLVAELLSHQAELPQKYHYLLDAPRADDDGNPSVIRYSRKTKEQYVMSEVEGKATGWSAYFVDGQWQIQQKAKAKTSKSKKK
- a CDS encoding ComEA family DNA-binding protein, whose amino-acid sequence is MQWIKTAILALLVCSAAAYANPEKTEQLININTASVEQLSALKGIGASKAQAIVAYREHHGKFATTDDLTKVKGIGNATLQSNRAQLTVE
- a CDS encoding glutaredoxin family protein → MAWLLLGTEGCHLCDDARQVLVSLAGYIRVDVFEQDIVEHSEWLEQFAQRIPVLLDEASGESLDWPFNAEDVMAWQQQLLAKKEPQ
- a CDS encoding DUF5610 domain-containing protein — encoded protein: MAIQIPPSAYARSSLNSSSPAARTEAPAADNSAVGKVAGIVRSEPQSAEKTAANILNFVQRGLQQLQAQGGDSERLQQRLDAAREGIEKGYRQAQDMLDGMGMLDDELKSQIAAGRELVDAGLDALAEDPSAELFAPAEQAVSSSAQLSVSNQMSLQVVTRDGDRVRVSFAQSSSAQASVGDNRLSLRSSAELGFQMSVEGQLSDEERSALDTLFADVYSLSEQFFAGDLGGALEQAMSLGFDGQQLASMSLDLRQQASVARQAFYPAQKPELPEPLQAVQAPLAAYSEAYEQALQRANPLAEPQQSLRDMMSALLPEESRMPIWQSFSDGLDQALAQRDLASDALS